Proteins encoded by one window of Gimesia sp.:
- the hisF gene encoding imidazole glycerol phosphate synthase subunit HisF, which produces MLAKRIIPCLDVHAGRVVKGVNFVNLQDAGDPVEVAARYEEQGADELVFLDITASHEEREIILDIVRRTSEVIFMPLTVGGGIRTLEDIRALLNAGCDKVSINSSAVKNPDLIREAALRFGSQCIVVNIDPKRVQKDGKEFWEVHVNGGRVPTGLEAIEWAKKVEELGAGEIVLTSMDADGTKDGYDLPMTKAVAEAVSIPVVASGGAGCPEHLYQILTEGKASAALAASIFHYGTHPVDETKHYLAERGIPIRFKSEVSLTRS; this is translated from the coding sequence ATGCTGGCTAAACGCATTATTCCGTGTCTCGATGTGCATGCGGGACGGGTCGTCAAAGGGGTCAACTTCGTTAATCTGCAGGACGCCGGCGATCCGGTCGAGGTCGCTGCCCGCTACGAAGAACAGGGAGCCGACGAACTGGTCTTCCTGGATATTACCGCCAGCCACGAAGAACGTGAGATCATCCTGGATATCGTGCGTCGCACGTCCGAAGTTATCTTCATGCCACTCACCGTAGGCGGGGGGATCCGCACGCTGGAAGACATTCGCGCCCTGCTGAATGCGGGCTGTGATAAGGTTTCCATCAATTCTTCGGCTGTGAAAAATCCGGACCTGATCCGCGAGGCGGCCCTGCGATTCGGCAGCCAGTGTATCGTAGTGAATATCGATCCCAAGCGTGTACAGAAAGACGGAAAGGAATTCTGGGAAGTACACGTTAACGGCGGACGTGTTCCCACCGGACTGGAAGCGATCGAGTGGGCAAAAAAAGTTGAAGAACTGGGTGCGGGAGAAATCGTCCTCACATCGATGGACGCAGATGGCACGAAAGACGGCTACGATTTACCGATGACCAAGGCCGTTGCGGAAGCGGTTTCCATCCCGGTCGTCGCCAGTGGTGGAGCTGGCTGCCCTGAACACTTATATCAAATCTTAACCGAAGGGAAAGCCAGTGCAGCGCTGGCCGCCAGTATTTTCCATTATGGCACCCATCCTGTTGACGAAACCAAACACTACCTGGCTGAACGGGGAATTCCGATCCGTTTCAAAAGCGAAGTTTCACTCACGCGGTCGTAA